A genomic window from Candidatus Andeanibacterium colombiense includes:
- a CDS encoding TonB-dependent receptor: MPAPTIAASRRSFALAVSTVALLAGAPAFAQDGAAPAAAADSADPGEIIVTAQFRQQNLQDTPLAITAVNAETMAAKSQTNLAQVADSAPNVTLKPQGASFGPSISVSIRGIGAGDFNPAYEPGVGIYIDDVYYPQLTGAVFDLLDLDRVEILRGPQGTLSGRNSEGGSIKMFTKKPTGSNTGYMEGTFGSRDRIGLRGSFDFKLTDDLSGRVSGVYKHQEGYVNRYDFGCLYPAGGSATFTANDGSTQLVNPAGGIERTRPEGSCLIDKLGEVGYQAIRGALRYNPSTDVDINLSAEYIHDSHTAAGEVLAATSLVNNPNTNVGGVPYDNRFICGKYCNFSSYSSPAIIYNGVATPPGGQPLLATSNSDQSLYKGYNLAANVHLGLNDMFSVDNILAYQNWKSQFGVDDDLSPIALSGGYNSLTHWNWSEELRLNAKLADTVNVVVGGYYFKQQTNYYSYQDLRYINAPAADGEPAGGTYALPSLGVYALQFIQPDQTPAAAKAVFANVSWEIVPNLTFDGGLRYTKESKEYHYFRLNPDGTINPYLDPAGAANGAGTPGALTGLVSNYEGSRWDWRGALNYRFSPEVMVYASVATGFKGGGTNPRPFVADQAKPYNPEVLTSYEAGIKTDLFDRRLRFNLTGFYATLKDAQIGISYCADSSLPNTCAETANAGDANEKGVEVEFTARPVEGLSIDGSLSYLDFQYTTIDPAVTSVSIDDPLAGSPKWKWTLGAQYVADLGSVGTLTPRVDATYQSKIYSGSKYNDELQYIDAYTIVNARLTWQNEGGDLSVSLEGTNLTNKYYYLTLFDLRDSGAGLDKAQPGRPREWAVSVKKSF, from the coding sequence ATGCCTGCTCCCACTATAGCGGCTTCGCGCCGCTCGTTTGCTCTTGCCGTATCGACGGTCGCATTGCTCGCCGGCGCCCCGGCCTTCGCCCAGGATGGTGCGGCGCCCGCCGCCGCGGCGGACAGCGCCGATCCGGGCGAAATCATCGTCACCGCGCAGTTCCGCCAGCAGAATTTGCAGGACACGCCGCTCGCGATCACCGCGGTCAATGCCGAAACGATGGCGGCGAAGAGCCAGACCAACCTTGCACAGGTTGCCGACAGCGCGCCGAACGTTACGCTGAAGCCGCAGGGCGCTTCCTTCGGCCCGTCGATCTCGGTTTCGATCCGCGGCATCGGCGCGGGCGACTTCAACCCGGCTTACGAGCCGGGCGTCGGCATCTATATCGACGACGTCTATTATCCGCAGCTGACCGGCGCGGTGTTCGATCTGCTCGATCTCGACCGGGTCGAGATCCTGCGCGGGCCGCAGGGCACGCTTTCGGGGCGGAACTCCGAAGGCGGCTCGATCAAGATGTTCACCAAGAAGCCGACCGGAAGCAACACCGGCTATATGGAAGGCACCTTCGGCAGCCGCGACCGGATCGGGTTGCGCGGCAGCTTCGACTTCAAGCTGACCGACGATCTCTCGGGCCGCGTCTCGGGCGTCTACAAGCATCAGGAAGGCTATGTTAACCGGTACGACTTCGGCTGCCTCTATCCGGCCGGCGGTTCGGCAACCTTCACCGCCAACGACGGCTCCACCCAGCTGGTCAATCCGGCCGGCGGGATCGAGCGCACCCGTCCCGAAGGCTCGTGCCTGATCGATAAGCTGGGCGAGGTCGGCTACCAGGCGATCCGCGGCGCGCTGCGGTATAACCCGTCGACCGATGTCGATATCAACCTGTCGGCGGAATACATCCACGACAGCCATACGGCGGCAGGAGAAGTGCTGGCTGCGACATCGCTGGTCAACAATCCCAACACCAATGTCGGCGGTGTGCCCTACGACAATCGCTTCATCTGCGGGAAGTATTGCAACTTCTCGTCCTACTCGTCGCCCGCGATCATCTATAACGGCGTGGCGACGCCGCCGGGTGGGCAGCCGTTGCTCGCCACAAGCAATTCCGACCAGAGCCTTTACAAGGGTTACAACCTCGCGGCCAACGTCCATCTCGGACTCAACGACATGTTCTCGGTCGATAACATCCTCGCTTACCAGAATTGGAAATCGCAGTTCGGAGTGGATGACGATCTTTCGCCGATCGCATTGTCGGGTGGCTACAACAGCCTGACCCACTGGAACTGGAGCGAGGAACTGCGGCTGAACGCCAAGCTGGCCGACACTGTGAACGTTGTGGTCGGCGGCTACTACTTCAAGCAACAGACCAACTATTATTCCTATCAGGACCTGCGCTACATCAACGCGCCGGCTGCTGACGGGGAGCCGGCCGGCGGTACCTATGCGCTGCCGAGCCTCGGCGTCTATGCGCTTCAGTTTATCCAGCCCGACCAGACCCCGGCAGCGGCCAAGGCCGTGTTCGCCAATGTCAGCTGGGAAATCGTTCCCAACCTGACCTTCGACGGCGGCCTCCGCTACACCAAGGAGAGCAAGGAGTATCACTACTTCCGGCTCAATCCGGATGGGACGATCAACCCCTATCTCGATCCGGCCGGCGCCGCCAACGGCGCGGGGACTCCGGGCGCGCTGACCGGGCTCGTCTCGAACTACGAAGGCAGCCGCTGGGATTGGCGCGGCGCGCTGAACTATCGCTTCTCGCCCGAAGTGATGGTCTATGCGAGCGTCGCAACCGGCTTCAAGGGCGGCGGCACCAATCCTCGGCCGTTCGTCGCCGACCAGGCGAAGCCCTACAATCCGGAAGTGCTGACCAGCTATGAAGCCGGGATCAAGACCGATCTGTTTGATCGGCGCCTCCGCTTCAACCTGACCGGCTTCTACGCGACGCTGAAGGATGCCCAGATCGGTATTTCCTATTGCGCCGACAGTTCGCTGCCGAACACTTGCGCGGAAACCGCCAATGCGGGCGATGCGAATGAAAAGGGCGTCGAGGTCGAATTCACCGCGCGTCCGGTCGAGGGTCTGAGCATCGACGGTTCGCTCAGCTACCTCGATTTCCAATACACCACGATCGATCCGGCGGTGACGAGCGTCTCGATCGACGATCCGCTCGCCGGTTCGCCGAAGTGGAAGTGGACCCTGGGCGCGCAATATGTGGCCGATCTTGGCTCGGTCGGCACGCTCACTCCGCGCGTCGATGCCACCTACCAGAGCAAGATCTACTCCGGCTCGAAGTATAATGACGAGCTGCAGTACATCGACGCCTACACCATCGTGAATGCCCGCCTTACCTGGCAGAACGAAGGCGGCGATCTGTCGGTCTCGCTCGAGGGCACCAACCTCACCAACAAGTACTATTACCTGACCCTGTTCGACCTGCGTGATTCGGGGGCGGGGCTCGACAAGGCCCAGCCGGGCCGGCCGCGCGAATGGGCGGTTTCGGTCAAGAAGTCGTTCTGA